In Myotis daubentonii chromosome 6, mMyoDau2.1, whole genome shotgun sequence, a genomic segment contains:
- the MTRF1L gene encoding peptide chain release factor 1-like, mitochondrial isoform X2, which yields MRSRLLWGAVRCLWARPAVAPARRHRSCGSLPVEELFARGGPLRTFLERQAESQSQVQAPRGPELLAVAKLLSEKERELRETEPLLHDENEDLRKLAENEIASCQKEIAQLKHQIILLLVPSEETDENDLILEVTAGVGGQEAMLFTSEMFDMYQQYAAFKRWHFETLEYFPSEIGGLRHASASIGGSEAYKLMKFEGGVHRVQRVPKTEKQGRIHTSTMTVAILPLPTEINLVINPKDLRIDTKRASGAGGQHVNTTDSAVRIVHLPTDYLAETLQGSCKARKMKGWISKPKEFPY from the exons ATGCGGTCGCGCCTCCTGTGGGGTGCTGTGCGGTGTCTCTGGGCGCGCCCGGCCGTGGCCCCGGCCCGCCGGCACCGGAGCTGCGGGAGCCTGCCGGTGGAGGAGCTGTTCGCCCGCGGCGGGCCCTTGCGCACCTTCCTGGAGCGCCAGGCGGAGTCTCAATCCCAGGTGCAGGCCCCCAGGGGGCCTGAGCTGCTGGCGGTGGCCAAACTGCTGAGCGAGAAGGAGCGGGAGCTGCGGGAGACCGAGCCCTTGCTGCACG ATGAAAATGAAGACCTAAGGAAACTTGCAGAGAATGAAATAGCTTCCTGTCAAAAAGAAATAGCTCAATTGAAGCATCAG atTATCTTACTTTTGGTTCCCtcagaagaaacagatgaaaatgaTTTGATCCTGGAGGTAACTGCAGGAGTTGGGGGTCAGGAGGCAATGTTGTTTACTTCAGAGATGTTTGATATGTATCAGCAATATGCTGCTTTTAAAAGATGGCATTTTGAAACCCTGGAATATTTTCCAAGTGAAATAG GTGGGCTTCGACATGCATCTGCCAGCATTGGGGGTTCAGAGGCCTATAAGCTCATGAAGTTTGAAGGAGGTGTGCACAGAGTACAGAGAGTGCCAAAGACGGAGAAGCAAGGCCGCATTCACACCAGCACCATGACTGTGGCAATATTACCCCTACCCACTGAG ATTAATCTAGTGATTAATCCTAAAGACTTGAGAATTGATACTAAGCGAGCCAGTGGAGCTGGGGGGCAGCATGTAAATACCACCGACAGTGCTGTCCGGATAGTTCATCTTCCAACGG ACTACTTGGCTGAAACTCTGCAGGGTAGTTGCAAAGCCAGGAAGATGAAGGGATGGATCTCTAAACCCAAGGAGTTTCCATATTAG
- the MTRF1L gene encoding peptide chain release factor 1-like, mitochondrial isoform X1, with protein sequence MRSRLLWGAVRCLWARPAVAPARRHRSCGSLPVEELFARGGPLRTFLERQAESQSQVQAPRGPELLAVAKLLSEKERELRETEPLLHDENEDLRKLAENEIASCQKEIAQLKHQIILLLVPSEETDENDLILEVTAGVGGQEAMLFTSEMFDMYQQYAAFKRWHFETLEYFPSEIGGLRHASASIGGSEAYKLMKFEGGVHRVQRVPKTEKQGRIHTSTMTVAILPLPTEINLVINPKDLRIDTKRASGAGGQHVNTTDSAVRIVHLPTGVVSECQQERSQLKNKEMAMKKLRAKLYSMQLEEETNKRYNARKIQIGSKGRSEKIRTYNFPQNRVTDHRINTSLHDLETFMQGEYLLDELVQSLKDYADYESLVEVISKKL encoded by the exons ATGCGGTCGCGCCTCCTGTGGGGTGCTGTGCGGTGTCTCTGGGCGCGCCCGGCCGTGGCCCCGGCCCGCCGGCACCGGAGCTGCGGGAGCCTGCCGGTGGAGGAGCTGTTCGCCCGCGGCGGGCCCTTGCGCACCTTCCTGGAGCGCCAGGCGGAGTCTCAATCCCAGGTGCAGGCCCCCAGGGGGCCTGAGCTGCTGGCGGTGGCCAAACTGCTGAGCGAGAAGGAGCGGGAGCTGCGGGAGACCGAGCCCTTGCTGCACG ATGAAAATGAAGACCTAAGGAAACTTGCAGAGAATGAAATAGCTTCCTGTCAAAAAGAAATAGCTCAATTGAAGCATCAG atTATCTTACTTTTGGTTCCCtcagaagaaacagatgaaaatgaTTTGATCCTGGAGGTAACTGCAGGAGTTGGGGGTCAGGAGGCAATGTTGTTTACTTCAGAGATGTTTGATATGTATCAGCAATATGCTGCTTTTAAAAGATGGCATTTTGAAACCCTGGAATATTTTCCAAGTGAAATAG GTGGGCTTCGACATGCATCTGCCAGCATTGGGGGTTCAGAGGCCTATAAGCTCATGAAGTTTGAAGGAGGTGTGCACAGAGTACAGAGAGTGCCAAAGACGGAGAAGCAAGGCCGCATTCACACCAGCACCATGACTGTGGCAATATTACCCCTACCCACTGAG ATTAATCTAGTGATTAATCCTAAAGACTTGAGAATTGATACTAAGCGAGCCAGTGGAGCTGGGGGGCAGCATGTAAATACCACCGACAGTGCTGTCCGGATAGTTCATCTTCCAACGG GTGTTGTTTCTGAATGCCAACAAGAGAGATCtcaactgaaaaataaagagatggCTATGAAAAAGTTACGTGCAAAACTATACAGCATGCAGCttgaagaagaaacaaataaaagataCAATGCTAGAAAGATTCAG attggAAGTAAAGGAAGGTCAGAGAAAATAAGGACATACAATTTTCCACAGAATCGTGTCACAGATCACAGAATAAACACGTCACTTCATGATCTTGAAACGTTTATGCAAGGAGAGTACCTACTGGATGAACTTGTACAGTCATTGAAAGACTATGCGGATTATGAATCGTTAGTAGAAGTTATTtccaaaaaactttaa